Proteins encoded together in one Micromonospora auratinigra window:
- a CDS encoding LLM class F420-dependent oxidoreductase: MTVPLAGIPLADHEAVYAALEQAGFTDLWSSEVAGTDAFTPLALAAAWRPRLRLGTAITPVFTRGPGLLAMSAAALAEAAPGRFQLGIGASSPVLVRDWNAGRFDEPFKRTRDVLRFLRAALRGETVDEVYDTFTVRRFTLERPPAVPPPVLLAALRPGMLRLAAAEADGVILNWLSADDVCTALAELGERRPAFEVAARIFVCPTEDADHARALGRRLITGYLTVPAYAAFHRWLGRQESLGPMWAAWAAGDRRGASAAVPDEVVDALVLHGSPERCRDQVRRYADNGVDVPVLALLPTPELTAGGAAALAGLIPRLGPGDAGEGR, translated from the coding sequence ATGACGGTGCCGCTCGCCGGCATCCCGCTGGCCGACCACGAAGCCGTCTACGCGGCCCTCGAACAGGCCGGCTTCACCGACCTCTGGTCGTCGGAGGTGGCCGGGACCGACGCGTTCACCCCGCTGGCGCTCGCCGCCGCGTGGCGGCCCCGGCTGCGCCTGGGTACCGCGATCACCCCGGTCTTCACCCGAGGGCCCGGGCTGCTCGCGATGAGCGCCGCCGCCCTCGCCGAGGCGGCCCCCGGCCGTTTCCAGCTCGGCATCGGCGCCTCCTCGCCGGTGCTGGTCCGCGACTGGAACGCCGGCCGGTTCGACGAGCCGTTCAAGCGCACCCGCGACGTGCTGCGGTTCCTGCGCGCCGCGCTGCGCGGGGAGACCGTCGACGAGGTGTACGACACCTTCACCGTCCGCCGCTTCACGCTGGAACGCCCGCCGGCCGTGCCGCCGCCGGTGCTGCTGGCCGCGCTGCGCCCCGGCATGCTGCGGCTCGCCGCCGCCGAGGCCGACGGGGTGATCCTGAACTGGCTCTCCGCCGACGACGTGTGCACCGCGCTCGCCGAGCTGGGCGAACGCCGGCCGGCCTTCGAGGTCGCCGCGCGGATCTTCGTCTGCCCCACCGAGGACGCCGACCACGCCCGCGCCCTCGGCCGCCGGCTGATCACCGGCTACCTGACCGTGCCCGCGTACGCGGCCTTCCACCGCTGGCTGGGCCGCCAGGAGTCGCTCGGGCCGATGTGGGCGGCGTGGGCGGCCGGCGACCGGCGGGGCGCCTCGGCGGCCGTCCCGGACGAGGTCGTCGACGCGCTGGTGCTGCACGGCTCACCCGAGCGGTGCCGCGACCAGGTCCGCCGGTACGCCGACAACGGGGTGGACGTACCCGTGCTGGCGCTGCTGCCCACCCCGGAGCTGACGGCCGGCGGCGCGGCGGCACTGGCCGGGCTGATCCCCCGGCTCGGGCCCGGCGACGCGGGGGAGGGCCGATGA